In Pseudomonas glycinae, the DNA window CCACCACCGACAGGATGGTTTCCATCGCCGTCCAGGTCTTGAAGGTCTCGGCCACGGTCATGTTGAAGTACTGCTTCACCAGCCAGAAACCGGCGTCGTTGACGTGGGACAGGATCAGCGAGCCGGCACCGGTGGCCAGCACCAGCAGCTCACGGTTCACGCCCGGAATCATCCCCACCACCGGCACCACGATGCCCGCGCCAGTGATGGTCGCCACAGTAGCCGAACCCGTCGCGATGCGGATCACCGCCGCCACCAGCCACGCCAGCAGGATCGGCGAGATCTGCGCGCTGACCGCCATGTGGCCGATCACGTCGCCCACGCCGCTGGTCACCAGCATCTGCTTGAAGCCACCGCCGGCACCGATGATCAGGATGATCGCGGCAGTCGGCGCCAGGCTCGCGTCCAGCCATTTGAGCATCTGCTGAGAACCGATGCCCTGCTTGTGACCGAAGGTGTACAGCGACAGCAGCAATGCCAGCAGCAGTGCCGAGATCGGGTGACCGATCATGTCCATCCAGGTGCGGAAGAAATGACCGTCCGGCAGGGCCACGTCAGCGAAGGTTTTCAGCAGCATCAGGAACACCGGCAGCAGCACGGTGACCAGGGTGATGCTGAAGCTCGGCAGGTTGGCCGAATCGTTTTCACGGGCCAGTTGATCGACCAGTTCCTGGTTCGGGGTACCTGGGATGTGCTTGGCGATGAACGTACCGAAGATCGGACCGGCGATGATGGCGGTCGGCAGCGCGACGATCAGACCGTAGAGAATGGTCTTGCCGATGTCGGCACCGAACACGCCGATGGCCAGCAGCGGACCCGGGTGCGGCGGCACCAGGCCGTGCACGGCGGACAGGCCGGCGAGCAGCGGGATACCGATCTTGATGATCGACACACCGGTGCGGCGAGCGACGATGAACACCAGCGGAATCAGCAGCACGAAGCCGATTTCGAAGAACAGCGGAATGCCCACCAGGAACGCGGCGAACATCATCGCCCACTGCACCTTGTCCTTGCCGAACGCGCGGATCAGGGTCTGGGCGATCTGATCGGCACCACCGGATTCGGCCATCATCTTGCCGAGCATCGTGCCCAGGGCGAGGATGATGCCGACAAAACCGAGCACGCCACCGAAGCCGTCCTGGAACGCCTTGATGATGGTGCCGATCGGCATGCCGGACGTCAGGCCGAGGAACGCGGCGGCGATGGTCAGGGCAATGAAGGGGTGAATCTTGAACTTGGTGATCAGGACGATGAGTCCGATCACCGTAACCACTGCATCGAGCAGCAGGTAGGCGTCATGGGACATGCCAAACATGAGGGGGTGTCTCCTGGTTTGTTGTTGTTATTAAAGCGGGTTAATCAGAAGTCGAAAGGACAGCGCTGTCTTCACAATCACACTCATACCGCCTGTTTCAGGCCATGGGCCTGCCACCAGACGTGGGCTTGCGCCGCCAGTTCTTCAACGCTGTGGATCGAAGCATTCAGGGCCAGGGTCAACGGCTCGCCCTTGGGCGACTCGAGAGTGGCGAACTGGCTTTCGATCAGGGTGGCCGGCATGAAGTGGCCCGGACGGTGGGACACACGTTCGGCGGCCACTTCAGGCGTCAATTCGAGGAACACGAAGCCCAGGCCCGGCAAGGCGCTGCGCAGCACTTCGCGATAACTGTGCTTGAGGGCCGAGCAAGTCAGCACCGGGCGCTCGCCCAGGGCATCGACGCGACGCAGTTCATCGCACAGGCTGTCGAGCCAGCCGGCACGGTCTTCGTCGTTCAGGGGGATCCCCGCGCTCATCTTTTCGATGTTCGCGGCCGGATGGAAAGTATCGCCTTCAATGGCAGTGGCGCCGCTCAATTGGCACAGGGCCTCGCTGACGCACGTCTTGCCGCAACCGGCAACGCCCATGATGACCAGGGCGGTGATGGGATGATTCATGTAACACCTCAGCGCGCAGACAGCGCTACCTTTGCTAGCTATGACTCTAGTGCACAGGCAGAAGTTGCCGACGCCTTCTTGTCGTTTTTTTGGGTTGCAGCAGGTTTTGTCCGTACGCCAAAAAGCGAGGATCAGGCAGGACCTCGCTTACGCATTTGCAGCTGCATAAGGACAGCGCTACCTTAGTGCCTTGATTTTTGTTTGGCAAGCCGCCCGATGACCACCCCTAAAAACGATAAAAACACCCGCACCACCGGCCGTCCCACCCTTAATGAAGTCGCCCGTCTGGCCGGCGTCAGCCCGATTACCGCCTCCCGCGCCCTGCGTGGGGTCAGCACGGTTGCCAC includes these proteins:
- a CDS encoding GntP family permease yields the protein MFGMSHDAYLLLDAVVTVIGLIVLITKFKIHPFIALTIAAAFLGLTSGMPIGTIIKAFQDGFGGVLGFVGIILALGTMLGKMMAESGGADQIAQTLIRAFGKDKVQWAMMFAAFLVGIPLFFEIGFVLLIPLVFIVARRTGVSIIKIGIPLLAGLSAVHGLVPPHPGPLLAIGVFGADIGKTILYGLIVALPTAIIAGPIFGTFIAKHIPGTPNQELVDQLARENDSANLPSFSITLVTVLLPVFLMLLKTFADVALPDGHFFRTWMDMIGHPISALLLALLLSLYTFGHKQGIGSQQMLKWLDASLAPTAAIILIIGAGGGFKQMLVTSGVGDVIGHMAVSAQISPILLAWLVAAVIRIATGSATVATITGAGIVVPVVGMIPGVNRELLVLATGAGSLILSHVNDAGFWLVKQYFNMTVAETFKTWTAMETILSVVGLGFILLLSLFV
- a CDS encoding gluconokinase, whose protein sequence is MNHPITALVIMGVAGCGKTCVSEALCQLSGATAIEGDTFHPAANIEKMSAGIPLNDEDRAGWLDSLCDELRRVDALGERPVLTCSALKHSYREVLRSALPGLGFVFLELTPEVAAERVSHRPGHFMPATLIESQFATLESPKGEPLTLALNASIHSVEELAAQAHVWWQAHGLKQAV